From the Chloroflexus aurantiacus J-10-fl genome, one window contains:
- a CDS encoding bactofilin family protein, giving the protein MFGTNRKPAQPPTVVNGRPETVIGANTRFVGTLNAEGNVRIDGAVEGDIEVVGNLIIGETGRVIATIKARNVHVSGAVKGQITALEQLEISPTGKVWGDITTAALHIEPGGLFRGQSSMTTNIDEPLLLEPPRSTTES; this is encoded by the coding sequence ATGTTTGGTACAAACCGCAAACCCGCCCAGCCGCCGACAGTTGTGAATGGACGGCCAGAGACGGTGATCGGTGCCAACACACGTTTCGTCGGCACCTTGAATGCCGAGGGAAATGTTCGCATCGATGGCGCTGTGGAAGGCGATATTGAGGTGGTTGGTAATCTGATCATCGGTGAGACGGGGCGGGTGATTGCGACCATAAAAGCGCGTAATGTTCACGTGTCAGGTGCAGTGAAGGGGCAGATTACTGCTCTTGAGCAGTTGGAAATCTCACCCACGGGTAAAGTATGGGGTGATATTACCACGGCTGCGCTGCATATCGAACCGGGTGGTCTCTTCCGTGGCCAAAGCTCGATGACCACCAACATTGACGAACCGCTGCTGCTTGAACCACCGCGCTCGACTACCGAGTCGTGA
- a CDS encoding FtsB family cell division protein, which translates to MRRYRSSPKQSFTFTTLRRNWAMVRGRFRRWLTTTFPGGGRTLTSLTIMAILLVMIGSISVNLVNQLLIARHLEQELATAQVEIEALQATTQALAAQLEYERSDAATEAWARDLGLARDGDIIVVPERVPTLSLPPTPTIPPTPEPTPQPLPNWQRWWQAFFP; encoded by the coding sequence ATGCGCCGTTATCGCTCATCGCCAAAGCAATCGTTCACCTTTACCACATTGCGCCGGAACTGGGCGATGGTGCGTGGACGCTTCCGTCGTTGGCTGACGACGACTTTCCCCGGTGGTGGACGTACTCTCACGTCGCTGACGATCATGGCGATATTGCTGGTCATGATCGGCAGTATTTCGGTTAACCTGGTGAACCAGCTTCTGATTGCGCGTCATCTCGAGCAGGAGCTGGCTACAGCGCAGGTTGAGATCGAGGCATTGCAGGCGACAACGCAAGCTTTAGCGGCGCAGCTCGAATACGAGCGATCCGATGCAGCAACTGAAGCCTGGGCGCGTGATTTAGGGTTGGCACGTGATGGCGATATTATTGTGGTACCGGAGCGCGTGCCAACCTTGTCTCTTCCCCCCACACCCACCATTCCGCCGACACCAGAACCGACACCCCAACCGCTTCCGAACTGGCAACGCTGGTGGCAGGCTTTTTTTCCGTAA
- a CDS encoding AAA family ATPase, whose product MEQQTSSQLFRAYVPATLRDQLSAGLLRAGQIQTYQGTILYTDLSGFTRLTATFSTLPDGAERLHGILTSYFEVMIATIVANGGDVIHIAGDALTAWWPGMTDPAMAIHCGHALHNAIAALNPIVTPNGPFTLEIRVGVSVGIVHLLLVGIPNQGIHPVLIGAPIDAASLAEQQAKPGEVQLLLPAFRPTRFCDYQPPPETPILTWEHFLPPSFARRLRLNTLVAEYRRCVPVFAAFDLPEDPTALQPLVMQAQAIAMRWGGWLNEIEVGNKGAVMVFLFGAPVAHGDDTSRAVGCAVELRDRGIIRKAGITVGSVFVGEVGSRLRRVYTAQGEDMNLAALLMEQAQPGDIVISGRVRQDTLGRYRTSPPQQRNVKGYSRSIPAAVVLAKHAFTDERPFSSLQASLPAYTELIGRTQERQMIDHILDVARQEGQVLLIEGEAGIGKSSLIHHLSARWIEYGYQGFRGECRSGMQEQPLHLWRNILSELCDIDDSAPMQVRQARLHHIATTFSSARPQHIAALAHLFKIDGFDYTTKSTDISPLIVELLISRLKHEPLLIVLEDIHWADTASLILTQDVIDALLPQLPLLVVISYRPAPEHLASFTSHIRQYPFTTHHVLDRLPVYERAMLIQQLIGVKDVDHRLLHYLERYAAGQPLFIKEYVRLLLQKELIAIENDTARLLRPLPPMQLSSSALGIVQAHIDRMEERTRLTFKAAAVIGRSFPLRLLLHIHPAHITESELREDIEALLRDQLIEMEMAEPEPVYRFIYGIAHEAAYTSLLFAQRRHLHQAISNWYQSTYQQELAGQDAPLAVYDVVIDHSIRAELWPVAVEHCWQAALICARRSLFHSALRYIEQGAGLAGPIGRRIDLIGLRMLLNDRIGNHLYQEEDFRLIQQLFNEQAQPAMQALAAVLYLHHVLVSGQFHLIDEQMTYAQATVRQGHHHAGFSRLLQACIWLINAQHLALKGQSNQALEILRRVNRLCALVPRQVSTPQPLNDLILPDIIIAQSYELEGWIQFELGAFQRATSRFQQAIKLARAANDWIVENRALIGLCHVTLFSSQYEMVEEQLPHALYVARAIGDRYGQVLGLRTQALLHAKRNDMRTARRLIWQAIAIANSSQIGILEIVLLNELEKMAIAMEQDPETDSAD is encoded by the coding sequence ATGGAACAGCAGACATCGAGCCAACTATTTCGCGCTTATGTACCCGCTACACTTCGTGACCAGCTTAGCGCCGGTCTGCTACGCGCAGGTCAGATACAGACCTACCAGGGCACGATTCTCTACACCGATCTGAGTGGATTCACCCGCCTGACAGCAACATTCTCCACTCTGCCTGATGGCGCTGAGCGTCTGCATGGTATCTTAACCAGCTATTTTGAGGTCATGATTGCCACTATCGTTGCTAACGGCGGTGATGTTATCCACATAGCCGGTGATGCGTTAACAGCCTGGTGGCCGGGCATGACCGATCCTGCAATGGCGATTCACTGTGGTCATGCCCTGCATAATGCAATTGCTGCCCTCAATCCAATCGTGACCCCGAACGGACCCTTTACCCTTGAAATTCGAGTTGGTGTAAGCGTTGGGATCGTCCACCTGTTACTGGTTGGGATTCCCAATCAAGGCATCCACCCGGTGCTGATCGGTGCACCAATTGACGCAGCCAGTCTCGCGGAACAACAAGCCAAACCAGGGGAGGTACAGCTCTTATTACCGGCGTTCCGGCCAACCCGGTTCTGTGATTACCAGCCGCCACCTGAAACACCCATCCTGACGTGGGAACATTTCCTGCCCCCCAGCTTTGCCCGTCGTCTCCGTTTAAACACCCTGGTAGCCGAATATCGCCGGTGCGTACCGGTATTTGCGGCTTTTGATCTGCCTGAAGACCCAACAGCGTTACAACCCCTGGTAATGCAGGCACAAGCAATTGCCATGCGGTGGGGGGGTTGGCTCAACGAAATTGAAGTCGGTAATAAAGGCGCAGTGATGGTCTTTCTGTTTGGGGCACCAGTTGCTCACGGAGACGACACCAGCCGGGCTGTGGGATGTGCAGTAGAGTTGCGCGACCGAGGCATCATTCGCAAGGCAGGTATCACCGTCGGCTCAGTCTTCGTGGGAGAGGTGGGAAGCCGTTTGCGACGGGTGTATACCGCACAGGGTGAAGACATGAACCTGGCCGCGCTCTTAATGGAACAGGCGCAACCCGGTGACATTGTCATTTCTGGGCGTGTACGACAAGACACCCTTGGTCGGTATCGCACATCGCCGCCACAACAGCGGAATGTAAAGGGCTATAGTCGCAGTATCCCGGCGGCAGTTGTGTTGGCAAAACATGCCTTCACCGACGAACGTCCATTTTCGTCACTCCAGGCCTCGCTACCCGCCTACACCGAGCTGATTGGGCGCACCCAAGAGCGCCAGATGATCGATCACATCCTGGATGTCGCCCGGCAAGAGGGTCAGGTATTATTGATCGAGGGTGAAGCCGGCATCGGTAAATCAAGCCTGATACACCATCTGAGTGCCAGATGGATTGAGTACGGCTACCAGGGTTTCCGAGGCGAATGTCGAAGTGGCATGCAAGAACAGCCCCTGCATCTGTGGCGTAACATTCTTAGCGAACTATGTGATATTGATGACAGTGCACCGATGCAGGTACGTCAGGCACGTTTACACCACATCGCAACCACGTTCTCTTCGGCCCGGCCACAACATATTGCAGCACTAGCCCATCTGTTTAAGATTGATGGCTTTGACTACACAACAAAATCAACCGACATAAGCCCACTGATAGTGGAGTTGCTGATTAGTCGTTTAAAGCACGAACCGCTCTTAATCGTACTCGAAGACATCCATTGGGCTGATACCGCCTCGTTGATACTGACTCAGGATGTTATTGATGCCCTGTTACCTCAACTTCCCCTGCTGGTCGTTATCTCTTATCGACCAGCGCCCGAACATCTGGCATCGTTCACGAGCCATATACGACAATACCCCTTCACCACACACCACGTTTTGGATCGATTGCCTGTTTACGAACGGGCAATGCTTATCCAGCAACTCATTGGGGTAAAAGATGTTGATCATCGCCTGCTCCACTATCTTGAACGATACGCTGCCGGTCAGCCGTTGTTTATCAAAGAATACGTGCGCCTCCTGCTGCAAAAAGAACTGATCGCTATTGAGAATGATACCGCCCGACTCTTGAGGCCATTACCACCGATGCAACTCTCTAGTTCGGCATTGGGCATTGTGCAGGCGCACATAGATCGTATGGAGGAGCGCACCCGTCTTACCTTCAAAGCCGCAGCCGTGATTGGGCGCAGCTTTCCCTTGCGCTTGTTACTCCATATTCACCCGGCCCACATTACCGAGAGTGAACTGCGCGAAGATATTGAAGCGTTGCTGCGCGATCAATTGATCGAGATGGAAATGGCTGAACCAGAGCCAGTATACCGGTTTATCTATGGTATTGCTCACGAAGCGGCATACACAAGTCTCCTCTTTGCGCAACGAAGGCATCTCCATCAGGCGATTAGCAACTGGTACCAGTCCACATATCAACAGGAATTAGCCGGACAGGATGCACCACTGGCAGTGTACGACGTTGTCATCGACCACAGCATACGCGCCGAGTTGTGGCCTGTGGCTGTCGAGCATTGCTGGCAGGCAGCGTTGATCTGTGCCCGGCGTTCGCTGTTCCACAGCGCACTTCGTTACATTGAACAAGGGGCAGGCCTGGCCGGTCCTATCGGTCGGCGAATCGACCTGATCGGGTTACGCATGCTGCTTAATGATCGCATCGGCAATCATCTTTACCAGGAAGAAGATTTTCGCCTGATCCAACAATTGTTCAACGAGCAGGCACAGCCGGCGATGCAGGCACTGGCCGCAGTACTGTACCTCCATCACGTCCTTGTCAGTGGGCAGTTCCACCTGATTGATGAACAGATGACATATGCGCAGGCTACGGTACGCCAGGGACACCACCACGCCGGCTTTAGTCGCCTGTTACAGGCCTGCATCTGGCTGATCAATGCGCAACACCTGGCACTCAAGGGGCAATCGAACCAGGCTCTGGAGATACTCCGTCGGGTCAATCGATTATGTGCACTGGTACCCCGGCAGGTATCAACACCACAACCGCTAAACGATCTGATACTCCCCGACATTATCATTGCCCAAAGTTATGAACTGGAGGGCTGGATTCAATTTGAGCTTGGTGCATTCCAGCGCGCAACGAGTAGATTCCAACAAGCCATCAAACTGGCACGCGCTGCTAATGACTGGATTGTTGAGAACCGTGCCCTGATTGGATTATGTCATGTAACGCTGTTCAGTAGCCAGTATGAGATGGTAGAAGAGCAATTACCGCACGCCCTCTACGTTGCCCGTGCGATTGGCGACCGTTATGGTCAGGTGCTGGGATTACGCACCCAGGCTCTGCTGCACGCAAAACGCAACGACATGCGTACAGCACGTCGGCTTATCTGGCAAGCCATTGCCATCGCCAATAGTTCACAAATCGGTATTCTTGAGATCGTGTTGTTAAATGAGCTTGAAAAAATGGCCATTGCAATGGAGCAAGACCCCGAGACAGATAGTGCGGATTAA
- a CDS encoding pseudouridine synthase, producing MSPERLQKVLASAGIASRRDCEALIAAGRVMVNGRVVVVPGTRVDLDHDEVLVDGQPLQMPTKRTYIMLHKPAGVVSTAEDTHGRPTVLDLVNVPARVFPVGRLDMDSEGLILLTDDGELAYALTHPSFEVEKEYRVLLDRALTPEALRSWRNGVLLDGEMTAPAWVELIGTAPEGVWVRIVLREGRKRQIRAVAKLLGYEVRRLIRVREGDLVLGDLPPRAWRHLTDEEVAALRTHIAKRRPPVERSPGVAPSSVRNRDDERPSYRTPDIRSRGDRDDRGREFEREPRARRDSGERGWEFEREPRARRDSGERGREFEREPRARRDSGERGREFEREPRARRDSGERGREFEREPRARRDSGERGREFEREPRARRDSGERGREFEREPRARRDSGERGREFEREPRARRDSGERGREFEREPRARRDSGERGREFEREPRARRDAGERGREFEREPQARRDAGERGREFEREPRARSEERSRSTPSRSGPKSKPPSARSSQQPRSTGGEHQRRNERARRNKEKDQE from the coding sequence GTGAGCCCTGAACGTCTACAAAAAGTATTGGCCAGCGCTGGTATCGCATCCCGACGTGACTGCGAAGCCCTGATTGCTGCCGGGCGCGTGATGGTGAATGGTCGGGTCGTTGTTGTACCGGGAACACGTGTTGACCTCGATCACGATGAAGTGTTGGTGGATGGTCAACCGTTACAGATGCCGACCAAACGTACCTATATTATGCTGCATAAACCGGCAGGCGTCGTTTCAACCGCAGAAGATACGCATGGTCGTCCAACAGTGCTCGATCTGGTGAATGTACCGGCACGGGTGTTTCCGGTTGGGCGCCTTGATATGGATAGCGAAGGTCTAATTCTCCTCACCGATGACGGCGAGCTGGCCTACGCACTGACACATCCCAGCTTTGAAGTTGAAAAAGAGTACCGGGTGCTGCTTGATCGAGCACTGACTCCGGAAGCGCTGCGTAGCTGGCGTAACGGGGTTTTGCTCGATGGCGAAATGACTGCACCAGCCTGGGTTGAGCTGATTGGCACTGCTCCAGAAGGCGTATGGGTACGGATCGTCCTCCGTGAGGGGCGGAAGCGCCAGATTCGAGCGGTTGCGAAGCTGCTTGGATATGAGGTGCGTCGATTGATCCGCGTGCGTGAAGGTGATCTGGTGCTCGGTGATTTGCCACCACGGGCCTGGCGGCATCTGACTGATGAAGAGGTGGCTGCATTACGTACTCACATTGCGAAACGTCGCCCCCCGGTAGAGCGATCGCCAGGAGTGGCTCCATCATCGGTACGTAATCGTGATGACGAGCGACCATCCTATCGCACGCCTGATATTCGATCACGTGGGGATCGTGATGACCGAGGGCGGGAGTTCGAGCGGGAGCCGCGGGCGCGGCGCGATAGCGGCGAGCGGGGATGGGAGTTTGAGCGAGAACCACGGGCACGGCGCGATAGCGGCGAGCGGGGGCGAGAGTTTGAGCGAGAACCACGGGCACGGCGCGATAGCGGCGAGCGGGGACGGGAGTTTGAGCGAGAACCACGGGCACGGCGCGATAGCGGCGAGCGGGGGCGGGAGTTTGAGCGAGAACCACGGGCACGGCGCGATAGCGGCGAGCGGGGGCGGGAGTTTGAGCGAGAACCACGGGCACGGCGCGATAGCGGCGAGCGGGGGCGAGAGTTTGAGCGAGAACCACGGGCACGGCGCGATAGCGGCGAGCGGGGGCGGGAGTTTGAGCGAGAACCACGGGCGCGGCGCGATAGCGGCGAGCGGGGGCGGGAGTTTGAGCGAGAACCACGGGCACGGCGCGATAGCGGCGAGCGGGGGCGGGAGTTTGAGCGAGAACCACGGGCGCGGCGTGATGCCGGCGAGCGGGGGCGGGAGTTTGAGCGGGAACCACAGGCGCGGCGTGATGCCGGCGAGCGGGGGCGGGAGTTTGAGCGGGAACCACGGGCACGCAGCGAAGAACGCTCTCGTTCGACGCCGTCTCGTAGTGGGCCAAAAAGTAAACCACCATCTGCACGATCATCGCAACAGCCGCGCTCTACCGGAGGGGAACATCAGCGGCGTAACGAACGTGCACGCCGTAACAAAGAGAAAGATCAGGAATAA
- a CDS encoding plastocyanin/azurin family copper-binding protein, with product MKITLRMMVLAVLTAMAMVLAACGGGGSSGGSTGGGSGSGPVTIEIGSKGEELAFDKTELTVSAGQTVTIRFKNNSAVQQHNWILVKGGEAEAANIANAGLSAGPAANYLPADKSNIIAESPLANGNETVEVTFTAPAAGTYLYICTVPGHYPLMQGKLVVN from the coding sequence ATGAAGATTACATTGCGCATGATGGTCCTGGCCGTATTAACGGCGATGGCAATGGTGCTGGCTGCCTGCGGTGGTGGCGGGAGTAGCGGTGGCTCTACCGGTGGTGGTTCCGGTAGCGGGCCGGTAACGATTGAAATCGGCTCAAAGGGTGAAGAGCTTGCCTTTGACAAAACAGAGTTGACAGTTTCTGCCGGTCAAACTGTAACCATTCGCTTCAAGAATAACTCGGCTGTTCAGCAGCACAACTGGATTCTGGTCAAGGGTGGTGAGGCCGAGGCTGCCAACATTGCTAACGCCGGTCTGAGCGCCGGCCCGGCGGCCAACTATTTGCCGGCTGACAAGAGCAACATCATTGCCGAGTCGCCGCTGGCTAACGGTAACGAGACGGTAGAGGTCACCTTCACTGCCCCAGCCGCCGGTACGTACCTCTACATTTGTACGGTGCCCGGTCACTACCCACTGATGCAGGGTAAGCTGGTCGTTAACTAA
- a CDS encoding sortase, which yields MFHRLPFLSQRIGNFVSWRRIPPPRRKLWLLGTVLMLVGAGLLIYVLFTTLQIEYYRWAARGDSPLPAPQLTTSGFRPADARPLPLLADDTVAVPAPTAVGGMINSTTVTNGVQAIVPRSTGAFAGVDSGLLISEPPAPVQTDWVATVERLVIPKINVDSKVIEVGWETIEENGQLISVWQVAEFAVGQHRGSANPGDGDNIVLAGHVGGYGRVFKDLFYLQPGDEVIVYSRGQPYRYIVHERIIVDEEGVPAEQRLANARYIAPTGYEVVTMVTCWPPSGPDKFKQRVIIRALPVTPDDDDTTTPGSRP from the coding sequence ATGTTTCATCGCCTCCCGTTTCTAAGCCAACGGATTGGTAACTTTGTAAGCTGGCGTCGTATTCCGCCACCACGCCGGAAGCTCTGGCTGCTTGGCACGGTCTTGATGCTGGTTGGTGCCGGCTTGCTAATCTATGTTTTATTCACCACACTACAAATAGAATATTATCGATGGGCGGCGCGCGGTGACTCGCCGCTACCTGCGCCACAGTTGACCACCAGTGGCTTTCGTCCGGCTGATGCACGCCCGTTGCCGCTCCTGGCTGATGATACCGTTGCTGTCCCTGCACCAACTGCCGTCGGTGGCATGATTAATTCGACGACTGTTACGAATGGTGTTCAGGCGATAGTGCCACGTTCAACCGGTGCCTTTGCCGGTGTGGACAGTGGCTTGCTGATTTCTGAGCCACCTGCACCGGTGCAAACCGATTGGGTGGCGACGGTTGAACGGCTGGTTATTCCGAAGATTAACGTTGACTCGAAAGTTATCGAGGTGGGCTGGGAGACGATTGAGGAAAATGGTCAGTTGATTTCGGTCTGGCAGGTTGCCGAATTCGCTGTGGGTCAACATCGCGGCTCGGCCAATCCCGGTGATGGCGACAACATTGTACTGGCGGGTCACGTTGGCGGCTATGGTCGGGTTTTCAAAGACCTCTTTTATCTCCAACCCGGTGATGAAGTGATTGTGTACAGTCGTGGCCAGCCTTACCGCTACATCGTTCACGAGCGTATTATCGTTGATGAAGAGGGAGTACCCGCCGAGCAGCGGCTGGCAAATGCACGCTACATTGCTCCCACCGGGTATGAAGTGGTGACGATGGTAACGTGTTGGCCGCCAAGTGGGCCGGACAAGTTCAAGCAGCGGGTGATTATACGGGCATTACCGGTAACACCAGACGATGATGATACAACCACTCCTGGCAGCCGTCCCTAA
- a CDS encoding helix-turn-helix domain-containing protein, whose translation MARREGINPDAVYSREEVARLLGVSLSTVKRLISSGQLAASRPAGLRRVFIRGASILQMLETTQINEAHHD comes from the coding sequence ATGGCGCGCCGCGAAGGAATCAACCCTGATGCTGTCTATTCGCGCGAAGAGGTTGCCCGTCTGCTCGGTGTGAGCCTGAGCACAGTCAAGCGCCTGATCAGCAGCGGACAACTGGCCGCCAGCCGCCCTGCCGGACTACGCCGGGTTTTCATCCGCGGAGCCAGTATTCTGCAGATGCTTGAGACGACTCAAATCAACGAAGCACACCACGATTAG
- a CDS encoding methyltransferase domain-containing protein has translation MLLKLLHYLRCPQCRSQLSLSEATVGDWVEQGQLLCTQCRRTYAITKGIAYLYVENEEWKQLAAEAAGWVQMAKDAGCYDQTGIDIDFRLPYVPIPPWIDIARAFDIVLNIVRPRPGAMVVDIGAGRGWAAKQFAIRGCHAVAVEINDDDQIGLGRSLALMQHANVQYDLLIASSQRLPLADESFDIVFASAALHHSSCLATLLSEAARVLRRGGKLIAIHEPCIADHVTPEQDAPNIAQETAYNIHESRPKLDDYRHALRHAGLQELALFNHELYGTSIEDMQQWAANHWLSLLTADQIAMLRRKRTPTLWRTIRILRSRLQQLPDTTLVPPQDWMDQYYRHVGGSLTIIAQKP, from the coding sequence ATGCTTCTGAAATTACTACACTACCTTCGATGTCCGCAGTGTCGATCACAGTTGTCCCTATCGGAGGCAACAGTCGGTGACTGGGTTGAACAAGGTCAGTTGCTCTGTACTCAGTGCCGGCGTACGTATGCGATAACGAAGGGTATCGCATACCTGTATGTCGAAAATGAGGAATGGAAGCAGCTTGCAGCAGAAGCAGCCGGCTGGGTGCAGATGGCAAAAGATGCCGGTTGCTACGATCAGACAGGGATTGATATCGATTTTCGCTTGCCGTATGTACCAATTCCGCCCTGGATTGACATCGCACGTGCGTTCGACATCGTGCTCAATATTGTACGACCTCGCCCTGGTGCCATGGTTGTTGACATTGGTGCGGGCAGGGGCTGGGCAGCGAAACAATTTGCGATACGTGGTTGTCACGCAGTAGCGGTTGAGATCAATGATGATGATCAAATTGGACTGGGACGATCACTTGCACTTATGCAACACGCAAATGTGCAATACGATCTTCTGATTGCCAGCAGCCAGAGACTACCGCTTGCCGATGAGAGTTTTGATATTGTCTTCGCTTCCGCCGCTCTCCATCACTCAAGCTGTTTGGCAACCCTACTGAGCGAAGCAGCGCGTGTTTTGCGCAGGGGTGGTAAGCTGATTGCCATTCACGAACCCTGTATCGCCGATCACGTCACACCCGAGCAAGATGCACCAAATATTGCTCAGGAAACCGCTTACAACATTCACGAATCGCGACCTAAACTTGACGACTACCGTCATGCACTGCGGCATGCAGGATTGCAAGAACTGGCCTTATTCAATCACGAACTCTACGGTACCTCTATCGAAGACATGCAGCAATGGGCAGCAAATCACTGGTTATCATTACTTACGGCTGATCAGATTGCCATGTTGCGGCGCAAACGCACGCCTACCTTATGGCGAACCATACGGATCCTCAGGAGTCGTTTACAGCAATTGCCTGACACCACCCTCGTGCCACCACAGGATTGGATGGATCAATACTATCGACACGTCGGTGGTAGTTTGACGATCATTGCGCAAAAGCCCTAA
- a CDS encoding phosphatase PAP2 family protein, which produces MMPPNDLTAEALSRGALPGRGYAIARRISQILHPVPLGIVSIFIVGVLGSENRTQGLWWALFCALIHVVPPTIFFNIRLHQGAYSDDDISIRSQRNELYLFGMLNVTIGTLLLWLLNAPLPLLAMLVSVAVMNLISFFINLFWKISIHSASIGSCATLASIYLPALGGICWIAAVVLGWARLRTRNHTLMQVIAGISLAVLCVLGVYRLFGLI; this is translated from the coding sequence ATGATGCCACCGAATGATCTAACTGCCGAAGCACTGAGTCGAGGGGCATTACCGGGTCGCGGATATGCAATTGCCCGTCGTATTTCACAGATACTGCATCCGGTACCGCTTGGCATCGTCAGCATCTTCATCGTCGGCGTGCTCGGTAGTGAAAACCGCACACAGGGATTGTGGTGGGCACTGTTCTGTGCGCTTATCCATGTTGTCCCACCCACGATCTTCTTTAACATTCGCCTCCACCAGGGCGCATACAGTGATGACGACATCTCTATCCGAAGTCAGCGCAATGAGCTTTACCTGTTTGGGATGCTGAATGTCACCATTGGCACACTGCTACTCTGGCTGCTCAATGCGCCATTGCCACTACTCGCCATGCTGGTGTCGGTGGCGGTCATGAACCTGATCTCATTTTTCATCAACCTGTTCTGGAAAATCAGCATTCATTCCGCCAGTATTGGCTCATGCGCAACCCTGGCCAGCATCTATCTACCCGCGCTGGGTGGCATCTGCTGGATCGCCGCCGTCGTGTTGGGGTGGGCACGTCTGCGCACCCGTAATCACACCCTGATGCAGGTCATTGCCGGGATAAGCCTGGCGGTATTGTGTGTGCTGGGAGTGTATCGGTTGTTTGGGTTGATCTAG
- a CDS encoding glycosyltransferase family 4 protein, producing MRIGVDYTAGIWQGAGIGRYTRELIRAAAQAGPDLDFQLFYAAGGLDAQSPFARYAHNLAATYRNITLRPLPISPRLLTILWQRLRLPLRIEWFVGPLDIVHAPDFVLPPTKARTLLTIHDLTFLVEPACAEPNLRRYLSTAVPRSLQRANLIIVDSKATAGDLGRLYGIPRQRVRLLYPAVDERFRPLTGDAVVRVRERLHLPARFLLFVGTLEPRKNLVRLLQAFALLQNEYPDLHLLLAGRKGWLYDDIFAAVEQYHLSERVHFLDFVADEDLPALYNLAEAFVYPSLYEGFGFPVLEALACGTPVVTTKVSSLPEVAGTAAIFVDPLEPEDIADGIRTALSNPASLRIAGPQQAAAFRWERAGQELVAMYRELVATTTAR from the coding sequence ATGCGCATCGGTGTTGATTACACAGCAGGAATCTGGCAGGGTGCCGGTATTGGCCGTTACACGCGCGAGCTGATACGGGCTGCTGCGCAGGCCGGCCCTGACCTCGATTTTCAACTCTTCTACGCTGCCGGTGGCCTGGACGCACAAAGTCCTTTTGCCCGCTATGCCCACAACCTGGCCGCCACCTATCGCAATATCACCCTACGACCACTGCCAATCAGCCCTCGTCTGCTCACGATCCTCTGGCAGCGGCTGCGCTTGCCGCTACGGATTGAGTGGTTTGTTGGCCCATTGGATATTGTGCATGCTCCCGATTTCGTTCTACCCCCAACGAAAGCGCGCACATTGCTCACAATCCACGACCTGACCTTTTTGGTTGAGCCGGCCTGTGCCGAACCGAACCTCCGTCGCTATTTGAGTACGGCTGTACCACGTTCATTACAACGCGCCAACCTGATCATCGTTGACTCAAAGGCAACTGCCGGTGATCTCGGTCGCCTCTACGGCATCCCCAGGCAGCGGGTTCGGCTGCTCTACCCGGCGGTTGATGAGCGGTTTCGACCGCTGACCGGCGATGCAGTCGTGAGAGTGCGTGAACGACTTCACCTGCCTGCGCGATTTTTGCTCTTCGTTGGCACCCTTGAACCGCGCAAGAATCTGGTTCGACTGCTGCAAGCCTTTGCGTTACTGCAGAACGAGTACCCTGATCTACACCTGCTGCTGGCCGGACGAAAAGGTTGGTTATACGATGACATCTTCGCGGCGGTTGAACAGTATCACCTGAGTGAACGGGTTCATTTTCTGGATTTTGTTGCCGACGAAGATTTGCCGGCATTGTATAATCTAGCTGAAGCCTTCGTCTACCCGTCGTTATACGAAGGGTTTGGCTTTCCGGTACTCGAAGCACTCGCCTGTGGTACACCGGTAGTAACCACAAAGGTATCCAGCCTGCCGGAAGTAGCCGGAACAGCCGCGATATTCGTTGATCCGCTAGAGCCAGAGGATATTGCTGACGGCATTCGTACCGCACTGAGCAATCCGGCTTCGCTGCGGATAGCCGGCCCACAGCAGGCAGCCGCATTTCGCTGGGAACGGGCCGGTCAGGAGCTTGTCGCTATGTATCGTGAGCTTGTAGCTACAACTACGGCTCGCTGA